A single Acidobacteriaceae bacterium DNA region contains:
- a CDS encoding zinc-binding alcohol dehydrogenase family protein, with amino-acid sequence MRAVSLQGPGHAEVIDVREPKQKAGELLLKVEMVGLCGTDLNSFRGRNPLVTFPRVIGHEIAATVVEGSAKVPAGTRVTVSPYTSCGACAACLSDRVNACKNNQTFGVQRDGALTEWISVPEEKVYASPLSLKELCIVEPLTVGVHAVARGRVSSKDVVAVFGCGGVGLGAIAGAAFRGARTIAIDVDDEKLNTARAAGATDVIHSLNEDVHARLEEITDGHSPSVVIEAIGLPETFVGAVEEVAFTGRVVYIGYAKQPVAYDTRLFVQKELDVMGSRNALPQDFREVIAMLEAGRFPVDAAVSTMICMEDVPGILERWSEAPAAFRKIMVQVG; translated from the coding sequence ATGAGAGCTGTATCGCTGCAGGGGCCTGGACATGCGGAGGTAATTGACGTCCGCGAGCCCAAACAGAAAGCCGGGGAACTGTTGCTGAAGGTCGAGATGGTAGGCCTCTGCGGGACAGATCTGAACAGCTTCCGCGGGCGGAATCCTCTCGTCACATTTCCCAGAGTGATCGGGCACGAGATTGCCGCGACAGTGGTGGAGGGATCTGCGAAGGTGCCCGCGGGAACGCGGGTCACGGTGTCGCCTTACACGAGTTGCGGTGCATGTGCCGCGTGCCTGAGTGATCGTGTCAACGCCTGCAAGAACAATCAGACCTTTGGCGTTCAACGTGACGGAGCGTTGACCGAATGGATCTCAGTTCCGGAGGAGAAAGTTTATGCGTCTCCTCTTTCGTTGAAGGAGCTGTGCATCGTCGAACCCCTGACTGTCGGCGTTCATGCTGTCGCTCGAGGACGTGTGAGCTCAAAGGATGTTGTCGCGGTGTTTGGCTGCGGAGGCGTCGGACTTGGCGCGATCGCCGGAGCTGCCTTTCGTGGAGCGCGCACGATTGCGATTGATGTCGACGACGAGAAGCTCAACACAGCGCGTGCTGCCGGTGCGACGGACGTCATTCACTCATTGAATGAAGATGTTCATGCTCGTTTGGAGGAAATAACCGACGGACATAGCCCTTCAGTTGTGATCGAGGCTATCGGCCTGCCGGAGACGTTTGTAGGCGCAGTCGAAGAGGTAGCCTTCACCGGCAGAGTGGTCTACATCGGATATGCGAAACAGCCGGTCGCGTACGATACACGTCTCTTCGTGCAGAAGGAGCTGGACGTGATGGGATCGCGAAACGCGCTGCCGCAGGACTTCCGCGAAGTAATTGCGATGCTTGAGGCCGGACGTTTTCCCGTAGATGCGGCGGTCTCGACGATGATTTGCATGGAAGACGTGCCTGGCATTCTCGAACGATGGTCGGAAGCGCCTGCGGCCTTCCGAAAGATTATGGTCCAGGTGGGGTAA
- a CDS encoding carboxypeptidase-like regulatory domain-containing protein, which translates to MNRISFRSWRSGITGHLGALVLLILSACMIHAQVAGSGNIQGTVTDATGAVVPSAKVVLADSASGVTHVTQSNSVGEFLFPNMQIATYNLKVTATGFETFEQRNIVLEVGSSIAINPKLTIGKTDETVEVHADALALQTEDTSFKQTIDKAAVNEMPLNGRQMTALITLSGGSSPAPAGDFTGSKYSYQTISVSVAGGMGNTTEWKLDGGNNNDYMSNSNLPFPFPDAVQEFSVEAIDLGARGGGHSGGLVNVITKSGTNQYHGDAFEFIRNNFLDATNFFSASKDTLHQNQFGGTFGGPVIPGHKKLFGFAGYQRTVSKYSTSVNTMYIPTAANLQGDFSVTDPPPGSVSSCGNSPQQLYDPLTGNPIPGNKYASPPAFNKQALNLMKYLPTASSPGVAYFDPNCGVVKFSLPGAVFDNQFVTRADYYISGKHSLYGRYMIDGYQFPAFFFPNNILVTFQAPGQYQRVQTAVVGETWTISPNLVNSFHVSGSKRVDNRAPAPGINSNTLGITQYDQMSTGLVLTASTSGKNANWSTYCGTCTNGFFNVDNEGVSDDLTWVKGKHQVAIGGEFVRVHFNAVVGYDANGKYTFNGEYSGSGPTGQLNGKTVYGDSNLDFLWGALSAFDQSKQQQLALRGSVPSLYIEDTYHASPRVTVVGGIRWSPEFMPSDYFNRGTTFDYSAFLAGKTSSVYPNAPAGTFFYGDPGVTRQFTQNSPWLFDPNLGVSLDPFGRGNTVIRAGVEMAYDLANYYTTNRVHQNPPFATDAVASPIGPICFSEPWLAGGTGYGCNMVGGSNTSPYPQPALPTAAQAVFPAQAQYLVLPKQFHISDTIQWTFSVQHQFPRGWQAQIDYIGTKTSHMQAGLGLSPAIYTPGTWGPNATGCGPVVTTGPAAVAAGTTNPKVGSPCSTTANQRARFALTEASPIQGDMYAGGASSATIGDVAWANYNGMVATLQHRLSSTFSMLSNYTWSKCLNTHDATGDTGGNDATNPYNQALDYGRCGSDYRNIFNTTLVATSRFPLQGVAGYLANNWELAPLFHIMSGAPINVTSGSDISLTDIGNDRPNRVPGVNPINHVKIQGGTTATTQATRGYLNPAAFCANSPTSLPCPDPVAPGTYGNLSRNAVNGPMFFEFDAQLSRIWPVAGDRWKLDTRLEAFNVLNHPNFANPSSSNPSGSTFGTITSTAGGASIANIPALTARVFQGSVKIIF; encoded by the coding sequence ATGAACAGAATTAGTTTTCGCAGCTGGCGATCAGGCATCACCGGGCACTTGGGTGCCCTTGTGCTGCTCATCCTGTCAGCGTGCATGATTCACGCGCAAGTGGCAGGATCAGGAAACATTCAGGGCACGGTAACGGACGCGACAGGAGCTGTTGTGCCCAGCGCTAAGGTAGTTCTCGCCGACTCCGCATCGGGCGTTACGCACGTGACGCAATCGAACAGTGTGGGCGAGTTCCTTTTTCCCAACATGCAGATCGCGACCTACAACCTGAAAGTGACAGCGACCGGATTCGAGACGTTCGAACAGAGGAACATCGTTCTTGAGGTCGGCAGCAGTATTGCGATCAACCCCAAACTGACGATCGGCAAAACCGACGAAACGGTTGAAGTCCACGCTGACGCCCTGGCACTGCAAACCGAGGACACCTCTTTCAAGCAGACCATTGACAAGGCGGCCGTGAATGAGATGCCGCTGAATGGCCGACAGATGACGGCTCTGATTACGCTTTCCGGGGGATCAAGTCCGGCACCGGCAGGCGACTTTACAGGCAGCAAGTACTCTTACCAGACGATCTCCGTCTCCGTCGCAGGCGGCATGGGCAATACCACGGAGTGGAAGCTGGACGGCGGCAATAACAACGACTATATGTCGAACAGCAATCTGCCGTTCCCCTTCCCCGACGCTGTGCAGGAGTTCAGTGTGGAAGCAATCGACCTCGGCGCACGCGGAGGTGGACATTCCGGCGGCCTGGTCAACGTCATCACAAAGTCGGGCACCAACCAGTATCACGGCGACGCATTCGAATTCATCCGCAACAACTTTCTCGATGCCACTAACTTCTTTTCCGCGAGCAAGGATACTCTGCACCAGAATCAGTTCGGCGGAACCTTCGGCGGCCCCGTAATCCCGGGTCACAAGAAGCTCTTCGGCTTCGCCGGCTACCAGCGGACGGTTTCGAAATATTCCACGTCGGTCAACACCATGTACATCCCGACCGCGGCCAACTTGCAGGGCGACTTTTCCGTAACGGATCCGCCCCCTGGATCGGTGAGCAGCTGCGGAAATAGCCCTCAGCAACTTTACGATCCGCTGACGGGCAATCCGATTCCGGGCAATAAGTACGCCTCGCCGCCGGCATTCAATAAGCAGGCGCTAAACCTGATGAAGTACCTGCCGACGGCAAGTTCCCCGGGAGTGGCCTACTTCGACCCCAACTGCGGCGTCGTGAAATTCTCGCTGCCGGGCGCCGTCTTCGACAACCAGTTTGTGACGCGCGCAGACTACTACATCAGTGGGAAACACAGCCTTTACGGCCGTTACATGATCGATGGCTACCAGTTCCCCGCGTTCTTCTTCCCCAATAACATCCTGGTCACATTCCAGGCGCCCGGCCAGTACCAGCGGGTACAGACGGCAGTGGTGGGTGAAACCTGGACCATCTCTCCGAATCTGGTCAATAGCTTCCATGTCTCGGGATCTAAAAGGGTGGACAATCGTGCTCCTGCCCCCGGCATTAACAGCAATACCCTTGGCATCACCCAATACGACCAAATGTCGACCGGTCTAGTGCTCACGGCGTCGACCTCAGGTAAAAACGCCAACTGGAGCACGTATTGCGGAACATGCACCAACGGATTCTTCAATGTCGACAATGAAGGCGTATCTGACGACCTGACCTGGGTGAAAGGAAAGCACCAGGTCGCGATTGGCGGCGAATTTGTACGCGTTCACTTCAACGCCGTGGTCGGATATGACGCGAACGGGAAGTATACGTTCAACGGCGAATATAGTGGCAGCGGCCCCACGGGGCAACTGAACGGCAAGACTGTTTACGGCGACTCAAACCTCGACTTCCTGTGGGGCGCTCTGAGCGCGTTCGATCAAAGCAAGCAGCAGCAGCTTGCTCTCCGGGGCTCGGTTCCGAGTCTTTATATCGAAGACACTTATCATGCCAGCCCGCGCGTGACGGTTGTAGGCGGCATCCGCTGGTCACCGGAGTTCATGCCCTCGGACTACTTCAATCGCGGCACAACATTCGATTACAGCGCTTTCCTGGCCGGCAAAACCAGTTCGGTCTATCCAAACGCGCCGGCAGGTACCTTCTTTTACGGGGACCCCGGGGTGACCAGACAGTTCACCCAGAACTCTCCGTGGCTGTTCGATCCGAACCTCGGAGTCTCGTTGGATCCGTTTGGCCGCGGCAATACGGTTATTCGCGCTGGTGTGGAAATGGCATATGATCTGGCCAATTACTACACGACAAACCGTGTTCACCAGAATCCTCCCTTTGCCACAGACGCTGTTGCCAGCCCCATCGGGCCCATTTGCTTCAGCGAGCCGTGGTTGGCAGGTGGCACCGGCTATGGATGCAACATGGTTGGCGGCAGTAACACCAGCCCCTATCCGCAGCCAGCTCTGCCGACGGCTGCCCAGGCGGTCTTCCCAGCGCAGGCCCAGTACCTCGTACTTCCCAAGCAATTCCATATTTCTGACACTATTCAGTGGACGTTCAGCGTTCAGCACCAGTTCCCACGCGGCTGGCAGGCTCAAATCGACTACATCGGAACCAAAACCAGCCACATGCAGGCTGGTCTTGGCCTCAGTCCGGCGATCTACACACCGGGAACCTGGGGTCCCAATGCGACGGGTTGCGGGCCAGTCGTGACCACCGGCCCTGCGGCCGTCGCCGCCGGGACTACCAATCCAAAGGTTGGCTCTCCCTGCTCGACGACCGCCAATCAGCGAGCGCGCTTCGCTCTGACCGAAGCTAGCCCGATTCAGGGCGATATGTATGCAGGAGGCGCAAGTTCTGCCACCATCGGCGATGTTGCCTGGGCGAACTATAACGGCATGGTAGCTACACTGCAGCACCGCCTATCATCCACCTTCAGCATGCTGTCGAACTACACCTGGTCGAAGTGCCTCAACACTCACGATGCGACCGGGGATACCGGCGGCAATGACGCTACGAATCCATACAACCAGGCCTTGGACTATGGGCGTTGCGGCTCCGACTATCGCAACATCTTCAATACGACATTGGTCGCCACGAGCAGATTTCCGCTCCAGGGCGTGGCTGGCTACCTCGCTAATAACTGGGAACTCGCACCGCTGTTCCATATCATGAGCGGCGCGCCGATCAACGTAACGAGTGGCTCGGATATTTCCCTGACGGACATTGGGAACGATCGTCCGAACCGCGTGCCCGGCGTAAACCCAATCAACCACGTGAAGATCCAGGGTGGAACTACAGCTACGACGCAGGCTACCCGCGGATACCTCAACCCCGCTGCTTTCTGTGCGAACAGCCCAACATCCCTGCCATGCCCCGATCCGGTTGCTCCCGGAACGTATGGAAACCTGAGCAGGAATGCCGTCAACGGACCGATGTTCTTCGAATTCGACGCTCAGCTCTCACGTATCTGGCCAGTAGCCGGAGATCGGTGGAAGTTGGATACTCGACTGGAAGCATTCAATGTCCTCAACCACCCGAACTTCGCCAACCCAAGCTCGAGCAATCCGTCGGGGAGCACATTCGGCACCATCACCTCCACGGCCGGCGGCGCGAGTATCGCGAATATTCCGGCACTAACCGCGAGGGTGTTCCAAGGCTCGGTAAAGATCATCTTCTGA